One window of the Salvia miltiorrhiza cultivar Shanhuang (shh) chromosome 6, IMPLAD_Smil_shh, whole genome shotgun sequence genome contains the following:
- the LOC130990797 gene encoding uncharacterized protein LOC130990797 has protein sequence MLYDNSMVNDYKFKGMYDYVHIDEKWFYLTKKDQTYYLLPNEEDPDRSCQSKNFIAKVMFLAATARPRFDNDGNEIFDGKIGCWPFVTEQPAQRSSRNRDAGTMEMKAITSIKRETIKAFLIEKVIPAIQEKWPRTEQGETIFIQQDNARTHIPSDDPDFLAAISRSGLDIRLTCQPPNSPDFNILDLGFFRAIQSLQQKMRARNIRELVYAVEKAFYDYSPVKLNHVWSKKCLTEVASNKTPSH, from the exons ATGTTGTATGACAACAGTATGGTGAATGACTATAAGTTTAAGGGAATGTACGACTACGTTCATATTGATGAGAAGTGGTTCTACTTGACGAAAAAGGATCAAACGTATTACTTACTCCCCAACGAAGAGGATCCTGATCGATCATGTCAAAGTAAAAATTTCATTGCGAAGGTCATGTTTTTAGCAGCCACGGCTCGTCCCAGATTTGATAATGACGGAAATGAAATATTTGATGGAAAAATAGGATGTTGGCCATTTGTCACTGAACAACCGGCTCAAAGAAGCAGCAGAAATCGAGATGCTGGCACTATGGAGATGAAGGCAATTACATCTATTAAGAGGGAGACTATAAAAgcatttttaattgaaaaggtCATTCCCGCAATTCAAGAGAAGTGGCCAAGAACGGAACAAGGAGAAACTATTTTCATCCAACAAGACAATGCAAGGACACATATTCCTTCTGATGATCCCGATTTCTTAGCCGCTATTTCACGTTCTGGCTTAGACATTCGGTTAACTTGCCAACCCCCAAACTCTCCAGATTTTAACATACTTGACCTTGGATTTTTTAGAGCCATACAATCGTTGCAACAGAAAATGCGTGCAAGAAATATTCGAGAGCTTGTTTATGCAGTAGAAAAAGCATTCTATGACTATTCTCCCGTCAAGCTAAATCATGTGTG GAGCAAGAAATGTTTGACTGAAGTTGCAAGTAATAAGACACCATCTCATTAG